The Streptomyces sp. NBC_00569 genomic sequence GATTCCGCGGCCCGCCGGCCCAGCTCCGCAGCCCGCCGAAGCTCGTCCGACGCGAGAACCCCGGCCCCGAGGATTCTGCGCAGCGTCGCGTCGATGCCGGTCAGCCGTGCGGCGAGGAATTTCTCGGGCGGTGCGGTCCGCCAGGCGGCGGGAAGCGCTGACCGTACGGCCTTCGGGTTGAAGTTGTAGAAGGTGGCGATCACGACGTCCGGTGCGACCGGGCCCAGGGCCGCCGCACGGGAGGCGAAGTATCCGGGCCCGCCGTCCACTCCCAGAGCCGCGTAGGCGGCGTGTGCCTCGGGCGAGAAGTAGACCGCGCCGTGGTAGGGCTCGAGCGTCTGCCAGGTCTCGCGGGCGTAGGCCGGCGCGTGTGTCGTCGTCATGCGTGTGTCCCGTCACTGGTTCGAGGCGTTCCAGGAGGCGCGGTCGCCCGGTCCCGCCGTGTCGGCTCCGGCGCTTGCGCCGTGCCCGCGTCCGTCTTCAGCAGGGCCGGATCGATGGCGCGCTTGAGGATCTTCCCGGTCGCACCCTTCGGCAGCTCGTCCACGACGGCGACCAGATGGGGCACCTTGTAGGCGGAGAGGCGCTCCTTGGCCCAGGCGCGCAGTTCGGTCGCGCCGAGGCGGGCGCCGGGCCGTATCGCGATGACGGCCGCGACCTCTTCGCCGTAGAACTCGTCGGGGACTCCTATGACGGCCGCTTCGACGATGTCGGGGTGTTCGTACAGGACCTCCTCGACCTCGCGTGGATAGACGTTGTAGCCACCGCGGATGACGAGATCCTTCTTGCGGTCGACGATGCGCAGGTCCCCGTCGTCGTCCGTGGCCCCGAGGTCGCCGGTGCGCAGCCACCCGTCGCGCAGGGCCTCGGCGGTGGCATCGGGCCGGTTCCAGTAGCCCTTCATCACGACGGGGCCCTTGATGTGCACCTCGCCGACCTGGCCGGGCGGCAGTTCATGACCGTCGTCGTCCCGTACGGAGATGGCGCAGCCGGGCAGGGCCCGTCCCACGTGTCCCGGCTTCGCCGGTCGGCCCACGAGGTGGCAGGTGGCGGCGCCGGTGGTCTCGGTGAGGCCGTATCCCTCGACGATGGTGCAGCCGAACCGCTCCTCGAAGGCGCGCATCACCTCCACCGGCAGTGAGGCGCCGCCGGAGGACGCGAGGCGCAGGCCGGTGAAGTCGGCACCTGTGTCGTCGGCGGTGCGCAGAAGGGCGTTCCACATGGTGGGTACGCCCGCGATGAAGGTGGGGTGGTCGCGGCGGATCACGGCCAGCATGGTCGACGGGTGGAAGCGCTCGAGGAGGGTGAGGCTGCCGCCGGCGCGCATCGTGGTGGCCATCACGCATGCCTGGCCGAAAACGTGGAACAGGGGCAGGCCGGTCACGGCGCAGTCGTCGGCGGTGATGGAGTGCACGTCGCAGAAGACCGCCGCGCAGGCATTGAGATTGCCGTGGGTGAGCTGGGCTCCTTTGGGCCGGCCCGTGGTGCCGGAGGTGTAGAGGAGAGCCGCTGTGTCGTCGCCCTCGCGCGGGTGCGGATCGGGGATCGCGGGGGCTTCGGTCGGCCCCGTTTCGGTGAGACCGGGGCGCAACTCCCAGTACGGCAGGGACAGTTCGTCCGCTGCCTGCTGGGGCGCCGGGGTGATCGCGTGCCAGCCCAGCACGAGCGACACCTCGGCATCGCCCGCTATGTACGCCAACTCCCTGTGCGGGGCCATGGTGTTGGCGGTGACGGCGATGGCTCCGGCGGCGAGGATCCCGTAGTAGGCGAAGGCGAACTCGGGCACGGAGGGCGCGACGAGCAGGACTCTGTCGCCGGGGCCCACTCCCTGCTCCCTCAGGCGGCCCGCGACGGCGGCGGCGCGCTCGCGCAGCCGGCCGTAGGTCCATTCCTCGCCCTCCTCCCCACGAAGGGCGACGCGGTCGGGCGTCGACGCGGCATGGTTCCAGACTGGTGCGGCAGCGTTGGTCATGCGGGGCGGCCTTCCGTGCTCACTTGGGGTCGAGGGGGCGGAACGCGGGCGCGCGGCCCTCCAGATAGCTGGCGACGCCCTCGGTGGCGTCGGGCCGGCGGAAGGCCTCCGGCATGAGCGCGTCCGCCGCGTCGGCGGCCGTGACGAAGTCGGTGTCGAGCGCTTCGATCACCTGCCGCTTCATGATGCTCATGGATACGGGTGAGGACCACGTGGCCAGTTCGGTGGCGTAGTCGACCGCGGCGTCCAGGAGCCGGTCCGCCTCGACGACCTTGTTGACCAGACCCATCTCGTGGGCCTCCGTACCGCGCACCACCCGCGCGGAGAGCAGCAGGTCCATGGCCCGGCTCTGGCCGATGAGGCGTGGCAGCAGCCAGGCGATGCCGTACTCGGCGATCAGGCCGCGGCGCGCGAACGCCGTCGTGAACTTGGCGTCGGGTGTGCTCAAGCGGATGTCGCAGTAAAGGGCCTCGACGAGGCCGAGTCCGGCCGCGGCCCCGTTGACGGCCGCGATGAGCGGCTTGCGCAGTGTCAGCGGGAACCATCGCGGGCGCTCCCTCTTCGGCACCGGGCCATCCATCGACTCAGCCGTCGCACCGGCCTGCCGCAGGTCGTCCATGTCGGCCCCCGCGCAGAAACCGCGGCCCGCTCCGGTCAGGACGATCGCCCGCACGCCGGGGTCCGCCTCGGCTTCGTCGAGCAGTTCGAAGTAGCGTGCTTCCAGCTCGTCGGTCCAGGCGTTGAGACGGTCCGGGCGGTTGAGCGTCAGTACGAGCACGGGCCCGTGTCGTTCCGACAGAACTGTCGACCGGGCTGTTCGGATACTTACGGTCACCGTCGTGGTCTCCTCTTCGGCCGGCCCTGACCTGCCTCATGTATATTTGAACCCAACGTCAAGTTCAACACCTACAACACGCCCCTTACCGGCGTGAGTTCCTTGCGCCGGCGCAGCATGCGAACGACAGGAGCCCTGAGCACATGACGACACACATGCCGATCACCGACTGGGAACGCGTCGCGGCGCGGGATGTCACGACCAACGGCATCTCCCTGCGCGTCTTCGAGCACGGCGAGGGACGGCCGGACAGGCCCCCCGTGGTCCTGTGCCACGGCTTTCCCGAGCTGGCCTTCTCCTGGCGGCACCAGGTCCTCGCGCTCGCCGAGGCGGGATATCGCGTCCTGGTTCCCGACATGCGCGGATACGGCGGCAGCTCGCGCCCCGGCGATGTCGACGCGTACGACATCCTGACGCTCTGCGCCGACCTGGCCGGGCTCCTCGACGACGTCGGCGCGGACGACGCCGTCTTCGTCGGGCACGACTGGGGCGCCTCCGTGGTGTGGAACATGGCCGTGATCCACCCCGCGCGGGTACGCGCGGTGGTCGGCATGAGCGTGCCGGCGACGCCGCGCGCCCCGGCCCCGCCGCTGCCCATTCTGCGCTCACGCAACGGCGACGACTTCTACATCGTGTGGTTCCAGGAGCCGGGCGTCGCCGACCGGGCACTGAGCCAGAACGTCCGCAGGACCCTCGTCACGAGGGAGATCTACTCGGCCGAGTGGGCCGCGAGGCCCGACGAGCAGCTGCCGCCCCCGCGATGGCTGGGCGACGAGGAACTCACCTACTACGTCAAGACGTTCGAGGAGACCGGCTTCACCGGCGGCCTCAACTACTACCGCAACCTCGATCGCAACTGGACGCTGACCGAGCACCTGGACGGCCGCCTCATCGCACAGCCGTCGCTGTTCGTCACCGGGTCGAAGGACCCCGTCGGGAAGTTCATGCCCGCGCACGGACTCGACCGGGTGCTCACCGACCTGCGCGGACACGTCGTCCTGGACGGCGCCGGCCACTGGATCCAGCAGGAGCGGCCCGAGGAAGTGAACGCCGCGCTTCTCGAGTTCCTCTCCACCCTCGGCTGATACCATCCGCTGCCACCGGTGAAGTACGTGATCGAACGAGAGTGGACGGACCTCAGTGGCTGCCCAGGCCCCGGCCGCAGACGGCGGCCAGAAACAACCCATCACGCCACGCAGCGCGCGCGGTGTCAGGACACGCAACGCGCTGATCACCGCCGCCCGCGAGGTGTTCGAACGCGACGGATATCTGGACGCCCGGATCACGGACATCTCCAAGGCGGCCCACGTCGCCTCCGGGTCCTTCTACACGTACTTCAACAGCAAGGAAGAGATCTTCCAGGCGCTCGTCGAGCAGGTGCAGGAGGAGATGCTCCACCCGCACCTGCGCGAGCGCACCGGGATCACCGACACCCGGCAGCTCATCGACGCGTCGAACCGCGAGTACCTGCGTGCGTACAAGAAGAACGCGCGCCTCATGGCACTGTTCGAGCAAGTGGCCCAGATCGACGAGAAGTTCATGGCACTGCGCATCGAGCGCGGCAACGCCTTCGCGCGCCGTAACGCCAAGCTGATCCAGGCGCTGCAGGAGAACGGCGAAGCCGACACGAGCCTGGATCCCCTGGTCACGGCGCACGCCCTGTCCGTCATGGTGAGCCGCATGGCCTACATGGTGTTCGTGTTGGGCCAGCGCATCCCGTTCGAGCGACTCGTCACGACGCTCAACAAGATCTGGGAGAACGGCCTCCAGCTCACGGCCTCCGAACCGGAGAGCTGACGGCTCCGGGGCCACCACCTGCGGGACGACCGGATCAGAGGAAAGAGGACAGCCCGTCGAGGAACCTGTCCACGTCCTCGGCGGAGTTGTACGGCGCCAGACCCACTCGCAGGGCGGGGTTCTCCCACTTCAGGGCGGAGAAGGTCTCGTAGGCGTAGAACGAACCGGCGGGGGCCAGGACGTCGCGGGCGGCCAGATGGACCTGGGCCTCGCGGGCGTCACGGCCTTCGACGGTCATCAGGAGGGTCGGGGTGCGGTCGGCCGCCTTCGAGTGCAGGGTGACGGCGTCGCCCAGTGCGCGCAGCCCCGTCTCCAGCCTCGTACGCAGCGCCTTCTCGTGCTCGTGGAGGGAGCCCAGCGAATGTGCGAGCCGCTCCCTGCGTGTGGCCTCCGTGCCCGGGTCCATCGCCGCGAGGAAGTCCACGGCGGCGGTGGCCCCCGCCAGCATTTCGTAGGGCAGCGTGCCGAACTCGAAGCGCTCCGGCACCGTGTCGGGGGAAGGCGCGAGCTTGTCGGGGTGGACGGTCTCGAGGAGCTCGGGAGCCGCCGCGAGCACGCCGCAGTGCGGTCCGAGGAACTTGTACGGGGAGCAGACGAAGAAGTCCGCGCCCAGCGCGGGCACGTCGACCAGGTGGTGGGCGGCGTAGTGCACCCCGTCCACGTACACCAGAGCGCCGACCTCGTGCGCCCGGTCGGCGATGTGGCGCAGGGGCGGCTTGGTGCCGAGTACGTTCGAGGCCGCCGTGACCGCGACAAGCCGTGTCCGGGGCGACAGCGCCCGCTCGAACGAATCGAGGTCGAGCTCCATGCTCTCGCTGTCGATCTCGATCCAGCGGACCGTCACTCCGGCGCGCTCGGCGGCCTGGACCCATGGGCGCACGTTGGAGTCGTGATCCAGGCGACTGACGACGATCTCGTCCCTCGCCTTCCATCCCTTGGCGAGGTGACGGGAGAAGTCGTACGTCAGCTGAGTGGCGCTGCGCCCGTGGACGACACCCTCGGCAGGCACGTTGAGCAGGTCGGCGTAGGCGTCCCGGAAGTCCGTCACGGCGCGCTCGGCGTTGAGCTCGGAGCGGCTGACAAGCCCCCGGTTGGACAGAGGGCCGGTCATCGTCGCGACGATGGCATCGGCGACAGGACGCGGGGTCTGCGTCCCGCCGGGACCGTCGAAGAAGGCAAGGCCGTGGTCCAGGGACGGGAAATGGGCCCGGAGAGCGTTCAGGTCGATGGCCAAGGCCTCGGCTTTCTGAAGATTTTCTGGAGACGGGGAATGTCATGACAGACCAGCTGCACCGGTCGGCGGCGCACGGGAGGGCGCGTCCAACCGCTGGTGGGGTCACTCTGGCACCGGCAGCCGCACACGTAAAGCGATGCAGGACTCGTGCGACGGGCCGGCCCGAACACACCCGCGCGGCAGCGGTCCGCCTGACGCGCGGGACCAGTTACGGCGCCACGGCGGGCCGAGGAGCCGCCGTGGCGCCGTAATCGAAGGAGGTGACCGCAGCGTGCGGCCTGCCTAGGAAGCCGTCAACGCGCGGCTATGCACAAGCGACTGCTACGGACGATGCCGGCACACCTCACGTATGCCCCGGACCGCCACTGCCGAACGAGCCGCTCGATCCCGGGGACCATGTCGGGGGCTTCTGATTCTTGCTGAGCTTGCCGCCGCCATGGTGGAGTTCGTACGGCATGAGCCGCTCGCTCTCGTCCTTGGCCACTGGGACCTCATCCGGCTCCCGCATCTCCCGGATCTCGTGGACTGCCCCGCCTGCGGGCAGACGGGGCTGCTCATCGGGCCTGGGTGGCCTGAGCTCCAGCCTGCGCACTCGCATGCCGATCTGGACGGCCCACACCAGCGCTCCCGCGATGAAGCCGCCGGCGATGAAAGCGGAGACAGCGGCGACCACCGTGTTCGCCGCGGCTATTTCGAGGTAAGCCGAGTTCATGATCGCCGAGCACCCCCTGCTCCTGACCTGTTCTCCGGCGCGCGCCACACCACCGGATCGCCTCGGGTCACGCCAGATGACGACGCTGGGAATCGTGCGCGAAAGGTGCGTCCTGCGCGTACCCGTTCCTTTCGTCTCGATTATCCGTCGACACAGCGGTGAAATCGAGCCGAGCCCGGTCGGACCGTCGAGGTGCCGACCGGGCTGTAATTAGCTCGTACACAGAGCTAAAGTTATTTCATGGCCACGGATGAGCTGGCGGATTCCTTCGCCGACGTACTCGCCGCCGTGCAACGCCTGTCCCGGCGCAGGCTTCGGCACGGCCTGAGCGCGCCCCCGTTGCGCGGTGCCCAGATAGAGCTGCTGCGCCTGGTGGTCGCCCGGCCCGGAATCGGTGTGTCGGCCGCCGCGCGAGACCTGCGGCTCGCCGGGAACTCGGTGTCCACGCTCGTCAATCAGCTGGTCAAGGCCGGCCTTCTGCGCCGTGAGACGGACCCCTCGGACCGCAGGTCGGCGCTGCTGTACGCGACCCCGGCCGCCGCGGCCCGGCTGAGCGATTGGCAGGTCCGCCGGGGCACATTGATGCGGGAGCAACTGGCGGTGCTCGACCCGGCCGACCGGGCCGCGCTCGCCGCGGCGCTGCCGGCCCTGCGCAAGCTCGCCGACAACCTGCACGAGGACCGCATGCCCGTCATCCGCACAGAAGGCGAAACGACCTACGCAGTTCAGGAAGAACCGGGAGGCGCACTGGCATGAGCGAGGACCCCGCGGTCTGCTGCCGCGGACTGGAGTACGCGTTCGGCGAGACCCGGGCCGTGGACGGCCTCGATCTCACGGTCGGGCCGGGCGAGGTCTTCGGGCTGCTCGGCCCCAACGGCGCCGGCAAGACCACCGCGATCCGCTGCATCACCACGCTTCTGCCGGTGTCACGCGGCCGCGTATCCGTGTTCGGGCACGACGCGGCGACCGAGCGGATGGCGGTCCGCAGGCTGCTCGGATACGTGCCGCAACAGCTGTCCGCCGACTCCGGCCTGACCGGGCGGGAGAACGTGACGCTGTTCGCCCGCGTCTTCGACGTCTCCCGGCGCGAACGGGCCCGCCGGGTGGCCCAGGCACTCGCCGCGGTCGACCTCACGGACGTCGCGGACCGGCTCGCCAAGACCTACTCGGGCGGCATGGTGCGACGGCTGGAACTCGCCCAGGCACTGGTGAGCGCCCCCCGCCTGCTGATCCTCGACGAACCCACCATCGGCCTCGACCCGATCGCCCGGACGAGCGTGTGGGAGCACATCAACGCGGTCCGCCGCGCCACGGGCATGACCGTCCTGGTCACGACCCACTACATGGACGAGGCCGACCAGTACTGCGACCGGGTCGCGCTCATGCACCGCGGGCGCGTGCGCGCGCTCGGTACCTCCGACGGGCTCCGCCGCGATCTGCACGAGCAGCGTGGGCACGCCGGATCCGATGAGCCCTGGCCGACCTTGGAGGACGTCTTCCGTGACGTCGCCGGCCGCGGGCTCGGCAGTGATGGTGACGAAGGTGGTGACTTCCGCGATGTCCGCAGCACCCGCCGCACCGCGTCAAGGCTCGGCTGACCCGGCCGAGTTCGATCTGCTCGTCACCCCGCCCACGGCCCGTACCGGATGGCGCGTGGCGCCCGCCCGCGTCGTCGCCCTGTGCGCCGTCGAACTCCAAAAGCTCCGGCACGACCGTTCCGAGTTGTACACCCGAGCGGTCCAACCTGCCCTGTGGCTGCTGGTGTTCGGCGAGACCTTCACCCGGATCAAGGCGATCCCGACCCACGGCATTCCCTATATCGACTACCTCGCGCCGGGCATCATCGCCCAGTCCGCGATGTTCATCGCCATCTTCTACGGCATCATGATCATCTGGGAGCGGGACGCCGGCATTCTGACCAAGCTCCTCGTCACGCCCACCCCGCGCGCGGCACTCATCACGGGCAAGGCCTTCGCCGCCGGGGTCAAGGCACTGATCCAGGCCGTCGTCGTGATCGTCATCGCGGCACTCCTCGGCGTCGCCCTGACCTGGAACCCGCTGCGCCTTCTCGGCGTGGCCGTCGCGGTGGTGCTCGGCTCGGCGTTCTTCTCCTGCCTGTCGATGACCATCGCCGGCATCGTCCTCACCCGGGACCGCCTGATGGGCATCGGTCAGGCCATCACCATGCCGCTCTTCTTCGCGTCCAACGCCCTCTACCCGGTCGCGCTCATGCCGGGCTGGCTCCAGGCGATCAGCCGGGTCAACCCGCTCACCTATCAAGTCGACGCGCTGCGCGGCCTGTTGCTGGGCACACCGTCACATCTGCCCCTGGACTACGCCGTACTCGCGGTGGCCGCCGCGCTCGGCATCGTGGCCGCCTCCTCGCTGCTGCCCCGGCTGGCCAGGTAGTCCGACGGCGGCGCCCGCGCGGGGACCGGGCCGTGCGGGCCGGTACCCGGCGGGCGGAATCGATGCTTGCGCCGTAACGTCGAAATATGTCTGTGAATCTCGTAGTGCTTGGCAAGGCGGGGCAGACCTCGGAGCACGAAGGCGAGGTGCTGCACTTCGTCGACGACAAGGAAGGCCAGTTCTCGTACTCGATCGACGCCGGCGCGCTGCTCGTATGGAAGGCAGATCCCACTGCCACGAGGGTCGAGGTGGCCTACGCCCCCCACGCGTGGATCAAGGCCAGCGGGACACGCAAGGACAGTTGACCAGCGGGCCGACCCGGATGTGGTGAGCGCACGTCCGGGCTCTCGGCGCGCCCCGGCCTCTTGGCGTCCACTCCCTTCCGCACGCCACCTATTCCTGATAGGAACACTCCTAACAGGCATAGCGGCAACGGTGCTGAAGTGAGGGAACCCTGGCATGCTCCGACTTGGAATGATGGCGCCGTTCACCGACGGCCTGATCACCTCGGGTGGCTTCCTCCGCGACCTCGCGGGCACGCTCGAAGAGTGCGGCGTCGAGTCACTGTGGACGGTCGAGCACGTCGCCGTCGCCGAACGGTACGAACCGCTCTATCCGTACTCCAACGACGGCCGAATACCGGGCAGTTCGGGCGCGGTACCCATGCCCGACCCACTGGAGACCATCGCCTTCCTCGCCGGAGCGTCGAGCTCCCTGCGGTTCGGTACGGCGATGGTCGTCGCCCCACTGCACAGCCCGGTGGTCCTGGCCAAACGCGCCGCGACGATCGACCGGCACTCCGACGGGCGGCTGATGCTGGGCCTCGGCATCGGCTGGCAGAAGGAGGAGTACGCCGCCGTCGGCGTGCCCTACAAGGATCGGGGACGGCGGCTCGAGGAGTGTGTCGGCGCGATGCGCGCGCTGTGGGGCAGCGGCCCCGCCTCGTACCAGGGGCGGCACGTCTCCTTCGACGGTCTGCACTCGCTGCCGCGCCCTGCCGGCGGGGCCGTGCCCGTGGTACTGGGCGGGAACAGCGATCCCGCCGTCCGCCGCGCGGGCCGGATCGGCGACGGCTGGTTCCCCTACACGATCACTCCCGAGGACTTCGCGCGCCAGGCCGGTCTGCTGCGCGAGGCCGCGCGCGGGGAGGGCCGGCCGCAGGACGCCGTGGAGATCACGGTGTGGCCGGGCTCCTGCGACCGTGAGCGGGCCGGGGATCCCTCATGGGTACGGGGCTTCGTCGACGCGGGCGCGACGCGCCTTGTCATCGCTCCGCATATCCGCGGCTCGGACGGCCTTTCGGGCCCACGGGGTCTGGACGCCTTGCGGGAACAGATCGACCGCTACCGGGCCGAGGTACTGGAGAAGCTGTCATGAGCGGGGTCCAGGTACTCGACGTCGTCCTCCTCGCGGGCGATGACGTCGACGAGTGGCTGCGCCGCTGGCGCGCGGAGTATCTGCCGGGTGCCGTGGACCGGGGCATGGCCGAGGAGCGTCTCTGGCGCGCCTGGACGGGGCCGGACACAGTGGCGGTCCGGATCCTGTGGTCACTGCCGGACAGCGGTGCGTTCTTCGCCGCGCGCGCCGCGGCCGGCGCCGACCCTCGGGTCGCGGCGTTCTGGGCGTACACGGACGAGATCGCGAAGGACCGCGATCGTCATGTGCTGGAGCCGGTGACCGATGTCCGCGAGGAGGTGGCGTCGTCATGACCCGCTGGGTGACTCTGTTGCCGGACGACGACACCGACGCGTACACCAAGGCCGCCGCGGGGCCCGGCGTCCTCGGCGGCTCCGCGGCGGCGGATCTGCCAGGCAGTTTCGGCGGCACCGGCGCCACATGGGACGTGACAGCGAAGCGGACGCCGGCCGCCATCGCCTCTGAGGCCGGGCTGCCGGAGCCCCTCGACACGGTCGCTCTCGCGCCGGTGCGCGGGGCGTACGTGCCCCTGCGCGGCCCGCGCGTGAAACGCACCCTGCTGCTCGCGGTGCGCCCCGGCACACCCGGCGCTCTCGTCGGGCAGTTGGAAGCGGATCTCATGGCGATGCCCGAGCACATCTCCACCATCCGCTCCTGGTCTCTGAGCAGGGTGGACCAGACGCTCACGCCCTCCCGATGGACCCACGTCTGGGAGCAGGAGTACGCGGACGTGCAGGGGTTGACCGGCGAGTATCTCGGTCACCCCTTCCACTGGACGTGCGTGGACCGGTGGTTCGACGGCGAGATTCCGGGCGCCGGGATCGTGGAGCCTCGCCTGGTCCACGTCTTCCGCTGGAGCCGGGAGCCGGTCCTGACCTCCCGCTGAGGCCAGGACCTTGGCAGTAGGGGCCTCAGCCGGCGACGTAGGCGATGAGCTTGGCCATGTTGCCGGTGTAGGCGGAGGTCGTGATGCCCTCGGCGCTGTCGTGCGGCTGGTACGGCGGCTCGGCGGGCGGTGTGGCCGGGTCGTACGGCGAGGTGTCGTACAGGTCGCCCACGTGTTTGCTCATGTAGGCCACGCCCTCGTACGGCGTGGCCGGTGCCGGGCCGAGGTACGGGTTGGTGGTGGTGCCGATCGGGGTGATCCAGTGATCCTTAGTGCCGAGGGCGTCCACAAGGGCGCTCGCCTGGTCCTCGGTCACGCCGGGCAGGGCCGGGTCGGCACCTCGGAACAGGTCGGTGAGGTCGAGGTCGCGCACGCTGAAGTAGCGCGGGAGCTCCTGCGGTCCGCCGGGGGTGAGCGGTGAGCGGTCGCGCAGATCGGCGACCTCGGAGCGGCTCAGCGCCATCAGCTCGTCGTAGGTCGCCTTGAGGCCGGTGAGGTCGATGGAGCGCCCGCCGGAGTAGTGGCTGAGTGTGTTGCGGTGGTCGTGGTCGTAGTAGTAGGCGCCGTTGCGGATGTTGGAGCCGAAGCGGTGCACGAACCGGGGCCGGTTGGTCTCCAACTCCACGAACGTCGGGTGCGTGGCGCTCTTCAGCAGCGGGTTCTCACCCTTCTGCTCACTGGTGAGCGGGCAGGTCTCCAGCCAGGCGATGGCCTCGGGCACACGCCGCAGGTAGTCGTGGTCGCCGGTGAGCCGGAAGTAGTGGAACAGCTGCCGGATGTTGGTCTGCGTGGTGTGCGTGGTCAGAGACCGTGGCTCGTACGAGCGGGCACTGGCGGGAGCGCCGGCGGGCCGGCCGCCGACGGAGTGCGAGAGGTGCTGCAGGCCCCATCCGGCCTGGGGTCCTGGCTGCTGCAGCCGGTGCAGACAGGCCATGGCGCGCAGCACGGGCCGGGTCAGGTCACGCCGTCCGAGCGCCGATATGCACATGAGCAGGAACTTGATGTTCTCGCCGAGGACGTCGTCGTTGAAGGTGACGTGGCCGGTGTAGTCGCCGTCCTGCATGCCGTGCTGGACGTCCGAGGGCAGCCAGGAGGGCCGCTCGTCGGGCCAGGGCATCTCGCTCACCGCACCGGAGAAGGCGGGGAACCGCTGCGGCCAGCCGCCGTCGGCCGGACCTCCGCGCAGCTGCGCCTTGAGCATGAAGTCGATGACGCGGTTCAGGGACGCCTTGAACTTCGGGTGCCTGCGCTCCACGTAGAGGCGCAGGATCAGTTGCGCCGCCGTGGAGGTGCCCGCGTCGTCGAAGGTGGCGTTGCCGTAGTAGTGCTGGAATTCCTCCAGGCGCCAGCCGTTCGCGCCGATGGTCGCGTACCAGTCACGCAGGGAGCCGTTGCCGGCGAAGTCGTGGATGTAGTTCCAGCCTCCGACCGGCAATTGAGCCTCGACGAGCGCGAGGCCGGTGCGTTCGGCGGCACGGTAGAAGGTCTCGTCACCGGTGGCGTGATACGCGTCGAGGAGGCTGTGGCCGACGCTGGGCGTGCCGGGCGGCTGGACCCAGCACATGGTCCGCCTCGCCTCCATCTCCCCCCACGTGGTGGAGAGATCGGGGAGATAGCTCCAGACGTACGCGCCGCGGTAGGACACGTGCTCGTCCATGAAGGCCCCCGCGCGGCGCATGGCTCGCGCGACGTCGGTGCGGCCGCCGGCGGTGCGTGACCCTGCCGGGTGAGCGGAGGGCCGGGACGCGGCCGACGCGATGCCGGGCCGCAGTCCGACCAGCGCTCCGACGGCGGGTACTGCGGCGAGTCGGGCGAAGGTGCGTCTGGACATGGGCGTTCTCAACGGTGTCGCCTCCAGGCATGACGGATGCGTGTCGCGGGGGCGCACCGGTGACACGGCGGCGACCCGCAACTCTGGTGTCAGGGAAGGGAAATGTCGTCGGGGCACAGACCTATCACCCGCCGTTCGGGACCCTCAAGAGTTCGTACCAGTGAAAGTTGTTCACGTACTCGATCAACCTGCTTATCAAATCGGGTATTTGACTTGCTTCGCACCCCAAAGCCCTCATTGGATTCAGATACATAAACTTAAACGATCTACGGCAAGGGTCTTGCCCTCGCACGTCGGCCCCTCCTACAGTCACGCACGCCGACAGTCGAATCGATTCGACGAACCGCTTCGACAGCCCGCTTCGGCAACCC encodes the following:
- a CDS encoding long-chain-fatty-acid--CoA ligase, yielding MTNAAAPVWNHAASTPDRVALRGEEGEEWTYGRLRERAAAVAGRLREQGVGPGDRVLLVAPSVPEFAFAYYGILAAGAIAVTANTMAPHRELAYIAGDAEVSLVLGWHAITPAPQQAADELSLPYWELRPGLTETGPTEAPAIPDPHPREGDDTAALLYTSGTTGRPKGAQLTHGNLNACAAVFCDVHSITADDCAVTGLPLFHVFGQACVMATTMRAGGSLTLLERFHPSTMLAVIRRDHPTFIAGVPTMWNALLRTADDTGADFTGLRLASSGGASLPVEVMRAFEERFGCTIVEGYGLTETTGAATCHLVGRPAKPGHVGRALPGCAISVRDDDGHELPPGQVGEVHIKGPVVMKGYWNRPDATAEALRDGWLRTGDLGATDDDGDLRIVDRKKDLVIRGGYNVYPREVEEVLYEHPDIVEAAVIGVPDEFYGEEVAAVIAIRPGARLGATELRAWAKERLSAYKVPHLVAVVDELPKGATGKILKRAIDPALLKTDAGTAQAPEPTRRDRATAPPGTPRTSDGTHA
- a CDS encoding enoyl-CoA hydratase-related protein, with amino-acid sequence MLVLTLNRPDRLNAWTDELEARYFELLDEAEADPGVRAIVLTGAGRGFCAGADMDDLRQAGATAESMDGPVPKRERPRWFPLTLRKPLIAAVNGAAAGLGLVEALYCDIRLSTPDAKFTTAFARRGLIAEYGIAWLLPRLIGQSRAMDLLLSARVVRGTEAHEMGLVNKVVEADRLLDAAVDYATELATWSSPVSMSIMKRQVIEALDTDFVTAADAADALMPEAFRRPDATEGVASYLEGRAPAFRPLDPK
- a CDS encoding alpha/beta fold hydrolase, yielding MTTHMPITDWERVAARDVTTNGISLRVFEHGEGRPDRPPVVLCHGFPELAFSWRHQVLALAEAGYRVLVPDMRGYGGSSRPGDVDAYDILTLCADLAGLLDDVGADDAVFVGHDWGASVVWNMAVIHPARVRAVVGMSVPATPRAPAPPLPILRSRNGDDFYIVWFQEPGVADRALSQNVRRTLVTREIYSAEWAARPDEQLPPPRWLGDEELTYYVKTFEETGFTGGLNYYRNLDRNWTLTEHLDGRLIAQPSLFVTGSKDPVGKFMPAHGLDRVLTDLRGHVVLDGAGHWIQQERPEEVNAALLEFLSTLG
- a CDS encoding TetR/AcrR family transcriptional regulator, coding for MAAQAPAADGGQKQPITPRSARGVRTRNALITAAREVFERDGYLDARITDISKAAHVASGSFYTYFNSKEEIFQALVEQVQEEMLHPHLRERTGITDTRQLIDASNREYLRAYKKNARLMALFEQVAQIDEKFMALRIERGNAFARRNAKLIQALQENGEADTSLDPLVTAHALSVMVSRMAYMVFVLGQRIPFERLVTTLNKIWENGLQLTASEPES
- a CDS encoding cysteine desulfurase-like protein; this translates as MAIDLNALRAHFPSLDHGLAFFDGPGGTQTPRPVADAIVATMTGPLSNRGLVSRSELNAERAVTDFRDAYADLLNVPAEGVVHGRSATQLTYDFSRHLAKGWKARDEIVVSRLDHDSNVRPWVQAAERAGVTVRWIEIDSESMELDLDSFERALSPRTRLVAVTAASNVLGTKPPLRHIADRAHEVGALVYVDGVHYAAHHLVDVPALGADFFVCSPYKFLGPHCGVLAAAPELLETVHPDKLAPSPDTVPERFEFGTLPYEMLAGATAAVDFLAAMDPGTEATRRERLAHSLGSLHEHEKALRTRLETGLRALGDAVTLHSKAADRTPTLLMTVEGRDAREAQVHLAARDVLAPAGSFYAYETFSALKWENPALRVGLAPYNSAEDVDRFLDGLSSFL
- a CDS encoding DUF6479 family protein produces the protein MNSAYLEIAAANTVVAAVSAFIAGGFIAGALVWAVQIGMRVRRLELRPPRPDEQPRLPAGGAVHEIREMREPDEVPVAKDESERLMPYELHHGGGKLSKNQKPPTWSPGSSGSFGSGGPGHT
- a CDS encoding MarR family winged helix-turn-helix transcriptional regulator, with protein sequence MATDELADSFADVLAAVQRLSRRRLRHGLSAPPLRGAQIELLRLVVARPGIGVSAAARDLRLAGNSVSTLVNQLVKAGLLRRETDPSDRRSALLYATPAAAARLSDWQVRRGTLMREQLAVLDPADRAALAAALPALRKLADNLHEDRMPVIRTEGETTYAVQEEPGGALA